From Anopheles darlingi chromosome 2, idAnoDarlMG_H_01, whole genome shotgun sequence, the proteins below share one genomic window:
- the LOC125950780 gene encoding CREB-regulated transcription coactivator 3 isoform X2, whose translation MANPRKFSEKIALHNQKQAEETAEFERIMREVSDVTSKTDDGTNMPEMKIYPQPETVKIKKEITPKASTPSHARESRGRTPGGPMRNRQASRNHDTSPYGNSTVHLIPPMENSWHRSISDSAIHQSLCQNQQQDVNHLTTHSPLTLSPTVQRKISNAQQMSKVHNPMTNHHNHLPHHNHHNNHHDNGGGLTQDIRSRSSTALPRLPGINIYPSQNHPDSIQIPIPSNTGSLPDLTSVGYPSMYPATLDQEYDPSGQNHSYCPSPLGTSPSSLSPTSAIQNHHHHPHPRANSFSGGVGVGSSGVGGGSSMGNTVPATGGYPIPTSHSNSGSVSPTGSGISCSPSASNSVSLVNHNNNGSVTALNNGIKNKKTKPQTISSQPFLSVPDSNRYSFMSKVNNTYDNSQQQQSPQQHQQQSSQAQSPQQGQQQPQQQRIPPLDQINYDSFTQISDGLASPNHNSPESILYGSHGNVSPQIMSDYRSRPSPGSSPGLALVNNPDSNSSAPCSPVSHNIGSNNGQSYDKYPTSDGYVQNTLPQYLEHITLCDSDFTTNQMVFSGFDDSYMTMNNSMGMRTHVGNQGNGQLQNHQTVTQQNNQLNSVNCQNMQNMQNNSINNMFNGTTEPLLSLPNTQSLIEPQTPTIPEIVFTDYSTRDDFEADLGLGHMDFQSIQMLSDTSTMIDPMDEDSFRRDLQ comes from the exons ATGGCGAACCCGCGAAAGTTCAGCGAGAAGATTGCCCTTCACAATCAAAAGCAGGCGGAGGAGACGGCCGAGTTCGAGCGGATCATGCGGGAGGTGTCCGATGTGACGTCGAAG ACGGATGATGGCACGAACATGCCCGAGATGAAAATCTACCCACAACCGGAAACCGTTAAGATCAAGAAGGAAATCACACCAAAGGCTAGCACGCCGAGTCATGCAAGAGAATCGAGAG GACGAACTCCCGGTGGTCCCATGAGAAATCGACAAGCTAGCCGCAACCATGACACGTCGCCCTACGGTAACAGCACGGTGCATTTGATACCGCCAATGGAGAACAGCTGGCACCGTTCGATCTCCGATTCGGCTATCCATCAGAGTCTGTGTCAAAATCAG CAGCAAGATGTCAACCACCTGACAACGCACTCGCCGCTCACGCTGAGCCCAACCGTGCAGAGAAAGATTTCAAATGCTCAACAGATGTCGAAAGTACACAATCCCATGACCAACCATCacaatcatcttcctcatcataatcatcacaACAATCACCACGACAATGGCGGTGGTTTGACGCAAGACATTCGCTCACGCTCCTCTACGGCGTTGCCGCGATTGCCGGGCATCAA TATCTATCCCTCCCAGAACCATCCGGATAGTATACAGATTCCGATACCGAGCAACACCGGTTCGTTGCCTGATCTGACATCCGTCGGTTATCCCTCCATGTACCCGGCTACGCTAGACCAAGAGTACGATCCGAGTGGCCAGAACCATAGTTACTGCCCG AGTCCTTTGGGAACATCACCTTCGTCACTATCACCGACCTCCGCAATCcagaaccatcaccatcatccgcaccCGCGAGCCAACAGTTTTAGCGGTGGTGTCGGGGTTGGTAGCAGCGGTGTTGGCGGCGGTAGCAGCATGGGAAATACGGTCCCCGCGACCGGTGGCTACCCCATTCCAACTAGCCACTCAAACAGCGGCTCGGTCAGCCCAACGGGTAGCGGTATCAGCTGTAGTCCGAGTGCCAGCAACTCTGTTAGTTTGGTTAACCATAATAACAACGGCAGTGTTACGGCTCTTAACaatggaattaaaaataagaaaacgaaaccacaaaccatcTCTAGTCAG CCTTTTTTATCTGTACCAGATAGTAATAGATATTCGTTTATGTCGAAG GTCAATAATACTTACGAtaacagccaacagcagcagtccccccagcagcaccaacaacaatccagCCAAGCACAGTCACCTCAACAGggacaacagcagccacagcagcaacgaatACCCCCACTAGACCAGATTAATTACGACAGCTTCACTCAGATCAGTGATGGCTTGGCCTCGCCGAATCATAATTCTCCCGAAAGTATACTGTACGGATCTCATGGAAATGTGTCTCCG CAAATCATGTCGGATTATCGGAGTCGACCGAGCCCTGGTTCCAGTCCTGGGTTGGCATTGGTTAATAATCCCGACTCAAACTCCAGTGCACCTTGTAGTCCTGTATCACACAACATTGGAAGTAACAATGG ACAATCGTACGATAAATATCCCACCAGTGACGGCTACGTACAGAACACCTTACCACAGTATTTGGAACACATTACATTG TGCGATTCAGATTTTACGACTAACCAAATGGTCTTCAGCGGG ttcGATGATTCCTACATGACGATGAACAACAGTATGGGTATGCGAACACACGTAGGAAATCAAGGCAACGGACAGCTACAAAATCATCAGACAGTCACTCAACAGAACAACCAGTTGAACTCGGTGAACTGTCAGAACATGCAGAATATGCAAAATAATAGCATAAACAACATGTTCAATGGAACAACGGAGCCGTTGCTTAGCTTACCAAACACACAGTCGCTGATAGAGCCCCAAACTCCAACGATTCCGGAAATTGTATTTACAG ATTACTCAACTAGAG ACGATTTCGAGGCAGACCTAGGGCTTGGTCACATGGACTTTCAAAGCATTCAAATGCTCTCCGATACCAGCACTATGATCGATCCGATGGACGAGGACAGTTTCCGGCGGGACTTGCAGTGA
- the LOC125950780 gene encoding probable serine/threonine-protein kinase DDB_G0282963 isoform X3, which yields MTNPRKYRDKIKIQEEKMKLQQQEFERTMLEVSPIYERRTDDGTNMPEMKIYPQPETVKIKKEITPKASTPSHARESRGRTPGGPMRNRQASRNHDTSPYGNSTVHLIPPMENSWHRSISDSAIHQSLCQNQQDVNHLTTHSPLTLSPTVQRKISNAQQMSKVHNPMTNHHNHLPHHNHHNNHHDNGGGLTQDIRSRSSTALPRLPGINIYPSQNHPDSIQIPIPSNTGSLPDLTSVGYPSMYPATLDQEYDPSGQNHSYCPSPLGTSPSSLSPTSAIQNHHHHPHPRANSFSGGVGVGSSGVGGGSSMGNTVPATGGYPIPTSHSNSGSVSPTGSGISCSPSASNSVSLVNHNNNGSVTALNNGIKNKKTKPQTISSQPFLSVPDSNRYSFMSKVNNTYDNSQQQQSPQQHQQQSSQAQSPQQGQQQPQQQRIPPLDQINYDSFTQISDGLASPNHNSPESILYGSHGNVSPQIMSDYRSRPSPGSSPGLALVNNPDSNSSAPCSPVSHNIGSNNGQSYDKYPTSDGYVQNTLPQYLEHITLCDSDFTTNQMVFSGFDDSYMTMNNSMGMRTHVGNQGNGQLQNHQTVTQQNNQLNSVNCQNMQNMQNNSINNMFNGTTEPLLSLPNTQSLIEPQTPTIPEIVFTDYSTRDDFEADLGLGHMDFQSIQMLSDTSTMIDPMDEDSFRRDLQ from the exons atgACGAACCCGCGCAAATACCGTGATAAGATCAAGATTCAGGAGGAAAAGATGAagctacagcagcaggagtttGAGCGTACGATGCTCGAGGTGTCACCGATCTACGAGCGCCGG ACGGATGATGGCACGAACATGCCCGAGATGAAAATCTACCCACAACCGGAAACCGTTAAGATCAAGAAGGAAATCACACCAAAGGCTAGCACGCCGAGTCATGCAAGAGAATCGAGAG GACGAACTCCCGGTGGTCCCATGAGAAATCGACAAGCTAGCCGCAACCATGACACGTCGCCCTACGGTAACAGCACGGTGCATTTGATACCGCCAATGGAGAACAGCTGGCACCGTTCGATCTCCGATTCGGCTATCCATCAGAGTCTGTGTCAAAATCAG CAAGATGTCAACCACCTGACAACGCACTCGCCGCTCACGCTGAGCCCAACCGTGCAGAGAAAGATTTCAAATGCTCAACAGATGTCGAAAGTACACAATCCCATGACCAACCATCacaatcatcttcctcatcataatcatcacaACAATCACCACGACAATGGCGGTGGTTTGACGCAAGACATTCGCTCACGCTCCTCTACGGCGTTGCCGCGATTGCCGGGCATCAA TATCTATCCCTCCCAGAACCATCCGGATAGTATACAGATTCCGATACCGAGCAACACCGGTTCGTTGCCTGATCTGACATCCGTCGGTTATCCCTCCATGTACCCGGCTACGCTAGACCAAGAGTACGATCCGAGTGGCCAGAACCATAGTTACTGCCCG AGTCCTTTGGGAACATCACCTTCGTCACTATCACCGACCTCCGCAATCcagaaccatcaccatcatccgcaccCGCGAGCCAACAGTTTTAGCGGTGGTGTCGGGGTTGGTAGCAGCGGTGTTGGCGGCGGTAGCAGCATGGGAAATACGGTCCCCGCGACCGGTGGCTACCCCATTCCAACTAGCCACTCAAACAGCGGCTCGGTCAGCCCAACGGGTAGCGGTATCAGCTGTAGTCCGAGTGCCAGCAACTCTGTTAGTTTGGTTAACCATAATAACAACGGCAGTGTTACGGCTCTTAACaatggaattaaaaataagaaaacgaaaccacaaaccatcTCTAGTCAG CCTTTTTTATCTGTACCAGATAGTAATAGATATTCGTTTATGTCGAAG GTCAATAATACTTACGAtaacagccaacagcagcagtccccccagcagcaccaacaacaatccagCCAAGCACAGTCACCTCAACAGggacaacagcagccacagcagcaacgaatACCCCCACTAGACCAGATTAATTACGACAGCTTCACTCAGATCAGTGATGGCTTGGCCTCGCCGAATCATAATTCTCCCGAAAGTATACTGTACGGATCTCATGGAAATGTGTCTCCG CAAATCATGTCGGATTATCGGAGTCGACCGAGCCCTGGTTCCAGTCCTGGGTTGGCATTGGTTAATAATCCCGACTCAAACTCCAGTGCACCTTGTAGTCCTGTATCACACAACATTGGAAGTAACAATGG ACAATCGTACGATAAATATCCCACCAGTGACGGCTACGTACAGAACACCTTACCACAGTATTTGGAACACATTACATTG TGCGATTCAGATTTTACGACTAACCAAATGGTCTTCAGCGGG ttcGATGATTCCTACATGACGATGAACAACAGTATGGGTATGCGAACACACGTAGGAAATCAAGGCAACGGACAGCTACAAAATCATCAGACAGTCACTCAACAGAACAACCAGTTGAACTCGGTGAACTGTCAGAACATGCAGAATATGCAAAATAATAGCATAAACAACATGTTCAATGGAACAACGGAGCCGTTGCTTAGCTTACCAAACACACAGTCGCTGATAGAGCCCCAAACTCCAACGATTCCGGAAATTGTATTTACAG ATTACTCAACTAGAG ACGATTTCGAGGCAGACCTAGGGCTTGGTCACATGGACTTTCAAAGCATTCAAATGCTCTCCGATACCAGCACTATGATCGATCCGATGGACGAGGACAGTTTCCGGCGGGACTTGCAGTGA
- the LOC125950780 gene encoding CREB-regulated transcription coactivator 3 isoform X5 encodes MTNPRKYRDKIKIQEEKMKLQQQEFERTMLEVSPIYERRTDDGTNMPEMKIYPQPETVKIKKEITPKASTPSHARESRGRTPGGPMRNRQASRNHDTSPYGNSTVHLIPPMENSWHRSISDSAIHQSLCQNQQQDVNHLTTHSPLTLSPTVQRKISNAQQMSKVHNPMTNHHNHLPHHNHHNNHHDNGGGLTQDIRSRSSTALPRLPGINIYPSQNHPDSIQIPIPSNTGSLPDLTSVGYPSMYPATLDQEYDPSGQNHSYCPSPLGTSPSSLSPTSAIQNHHHHPHPRANSFSGGVGVGSSGVGGGSSMGNTVPATGGYPIPTSHSNSGSVSPTGSGISCSPSASNSPFLSVPDSNRYSFMSKVNNTYDNSQQQQSPQQHQQQSSQAQSPQQGQQQPQQQRIPPLDQINYDSFTQISDGLASPNHNSPESILYGSHGNVSPQIMSDYRSRPSPGSSPGLALVNNPDSNSSAPCSPVSHNIGSNNGQSYDKYPTSDGYVQNTLPQYLEHITLCDSDFTTNQMVFSGFDDSYMTMNNSMGMRTHVGNQGNGQLQNHQTVTQQNNQLNSVNCQNMQNMQNNSINNMFNGTTEPLLSLPNTQSLIEPQTPTIPEIVFTDYSTRDDFEADLGLGHMDFQSIQMLSDTSTMIDPMDEDSFRRDLQ; translated from the exons atgACGAACCCGCGCAAATACCGTGATAAGATCAAGATTCAGGAGGAAAAGATGAagctacagcagcaggagtttGAGCGTACGATGCTCGAGGTGTCACCGATCTACGAGCGCCGG ACGGATGATGGCACGAACATGCCCGAGATGAAAATCTACCCACAACCGGAAACCGTTAAGATCAAGAAGGAAATCACACCAAAGGCTAGCACGCCGAGTCATGCAAGAGAATCGAGAG GACGAACTCCCGGTGGTCCCATGAGAAATCGACAAGCTAGCCGCAACCATGACACGTCGCCCTACGGTAACAGCACGGTGCATTTGATACCGCCAATGGAGAACAGCTGGCACCGTTCGATCTCCGATTCGGCTATCCATCAGAGTCTGTGTCAAAATCAG CAGCAAGATGTCAACCACCTGACAACGCACTCGCCGCTCACGCTGAGCCCAACCGTGCAGAGAAAGATTTCAAATGCTCAACAGATGTCGAAAGTACACAATCCCATGACCAACCATCacaatcatcttcctcatcataatcatcacaACAATCACCACGACAATGGCGGTGGTTTGACGCAAGACATTCGCTCACGCTCCTCTACGGCGTTGCCGCGATTGCCGGGCATCAA TATCTATCCCTCCCAGAACCATCCGGATAGTATACAGATTCCGATACCGAGCAACACCGGTTCGTTGCCTGATCTGACATCCGTCGGTTATCCCTCCATGTACCCGGCTACGCTAGACCAAGAGTACGATCCGAGTGGCCAGAACCATAGTTACTGCCCG AGTCCTTTGGGAACATCACCTTCGTCACTATCACCGACCTCCGCAATCcagaaccatcaccatcatccgcaccCGCGAGCCAACAGTTTTAGCGGTGGTGTCGGGGTTGGTAGCAGCGGTGTTGGCGGCGGTAGCAGCATGGGAAATACGGTCCCCGCGACCGGTGGCTACCCCATTCCAACTAGCCACTCAAACAGCGGCTCGGTCAGCCCAACGGGTAGCGGTATCAGCTGTAGTCCGAGTGCCAGCAACTCT CCTTTTTTATCTGTACCAGATAGTAATAGATATTCGTTTATGTCGAAG GTCAATAATACTTACGAtaacagccaacagcagcagtccccccagcagcaccaacaacaatccagCCAAGCACAGTCACCTCAACAGggacaacagcagccacagcagcaacgaatACCCCCACTAGACCAGATTAATTACGACAGCTTCACTCAGATCAGTGATGGCTTGGCCTCGCCGAATCATAATTCTCCCGAAAGTATACTGTACGGATCTCATGGAAATGTGTCTCCG CAAATCATGTCGGATTATCGGAGTCGACCGAGCCCTGGTTCCAGTCCTGGGTTGGCATTGGTTAATAATCCCGACTCAAACTCCAGTGCACCTTGTAGTCCTGTATCACACAACATTGGAAGTAACAATGG ACAATCGTACGATAAATATCCCACCAGTGACGGCTACGTACAGAACACCTTACCACAGTATTTGGAACACATTACATTG TGCGATTCAGATTTTACGACTAACCAAATGGTCTTCAGCGGG ttcGATGATTCCTACATGACGATGAACAACAGTATGGGTATGCGAACACACGTAGGAAATCAAGGCAACGGACAGCTACAAAATCATCAGACAGTCACTCAACAGAACAACCAGTTGAACTCGGTGAACTGTCAGAACATGCAGAATATGCAAAATAATAGCATAAACAACATGTTCAATGGAACAACGGAGCCGTTGCTTAGCTTACCAAACACACAGTCGCTGATAGAGCCCCAAACTCCAACGATTCCGGAAATTGTATTTACAG ATTACTCAACTAGAG ACGATTTCGAGGCAGACCTAGGGCTTGGTCACATGGACTTTCAAAGCATTCAAATGCTCTCCGATACCAGCACTATGATCGATCCGATGGACGAGGACAGTTTCCGGCGGGACTTGCAGTGA
- the LOC125950780 gene encoding probable serine/threonine-protein kinase DDB_G0282963 isoform X4 — protein sequence MTNPRKYRDKIKIQEEKMKLQQQEFERTMLEVSPIYERRTDDGTNMPEMKIYPQPETVKIKKEITPKASTPSHARESRGRTPGGPMRNRQASRNHDTSPYGNSTVHLIPPMENSWHRSISDSAIHQSLCQNQQQDVNHLTTHSPLTLSPTVQRKISNAQQMSKVHNPMTNHHNHLPHHNHHNNHHDNGGGLTQDIRSRSSTALPRLPGINIYPSQNHPDSIQIPIPSNTGSLPDLTSVGYPSMYPATLDQEYDPSGQNHSYCPSPLGTSPSSLSPTSAIQNHHHHPHPRANSFSGGVGVGSSGVGGGSSMGNTVPATGGYPIPTSHSNSGSVSPTGSGISCSPSASNSVSLVNHNNNGSVTALNNGIKNKKTKPQTISSQVNNTYDNSQQQQSPQQHQQQSSQAQSPQQGQQQPQQQRIPPLDQINYDSFTQISDGLASPNHNSPESILYGSHGNVSPQIMSDYRSRPSPGSSPGLALVNNPDSNSSAPCSPVSHNIGSNNGQSYDKYPTSDGYVQNTLPQYLEHITLCDSDFTTNQMVFSGFDDSYMTMNNSMGMRTHVGNQGNGQLQNHQTVTQQNNQLNSVNCQNMQNMQNNSINNMFNGTTEPLLSLPNTQSLIEPQTPTIPEIVFTDYSTRDDFEADLGLGHMDFQSIQMLSDTSTMIDPMDEDSFRRDLQ from the exons atgACGAACCCGCGCAAATACCGTGATAAGATCAAGATTCAGGAGGAAAAGATGAagctacagcagcaggagtttGAGCGTACGATGCTCGAGGTGTCACCGATCTACGAGCGCCGG ACGGATGATGGCACGAACATGCCCGAGATGAAAATCTACCCACAACCGGAAACCGTTAAGATCAAGAAGGAAATCACACCAAAGGCTAGCACGCCGAGTCATGCAAGAGAATCGAGAG GACGAACTCCCGGTGGTCCCATGAGAAATCGACAAGCTAGCCGCAACCATGACACGTCGCCCTACGGTAACAGCACGGTGCATTTGATACCGCCAATGGAGAACAGCTGGCACCGTTCGATCTCCGATTCGGCTATCCATCAGAGTCTGTGTCAAAATCAG CAGCAAGATGTCAACCACCTGACAACGCACTCGCCGCTCACGCTGAGCCCAACCGTGCAGAGAAAGATTTCAAATGCTCAACAGATGTCGAAAGTACACAATCCCATGACCAACCATCacaatcatcttcctcatcataatcatcacaACAATCACCACGACAATGGCGGTGGTTTGACGCAAGACATTCGCTCACGCTCCTCTACGGCGTTGCCGCGATTGCCGGGCATCAA TATCTATCCCTCCCAGAACCATCCGGATAGTATACAGATTCCGATACCGAGCAACACCGGTTCGTTGCCTGATCTGACATCCGTCGGTTATCCCTCCATGTACCCGGCTACGCTAGACCAAGAGTACGATCCGAGTGGCCAGAACCATAGTTACTGCCCG AGTCCTTTGGGAACATCACCTTCGTCACTATCACCGACCTCCGCAATCcagaaccatcaccatcatccgcaccCGCGAGCCAACAGTTTTAGCGGTGGTGTCGGGGTTGGTAGCAGCGGTGTTGGCGGCGGTAGCAGCATGGGAAATACGGTCCCCGCGACCGGTGGCTACCCCATTCCAACTAGCCACTCAAACAGCGGCTCGGTCAGCCCAACGGGTAGCGGTATCAGCTGTAGTCCGAGTGCCAGCAACTCTGTTAGTTTGGTTAACCATAATAACAACGGCAGTGTTACGGCTCTTAACaatggaattaaaaataagaaaacgaaaccacaaaccatcTCTAGTCAG GTCAATAATACTTACGAtaacagccaacagcagcagtccccccagcagcaccaacaacaatccagCCAAGCACAGTCACCTCAACAGggacaacagcagccacagcagcaacgaatACCCCCACTAGACCAGATTAATTACGACAGCTTCACTCAGATCAGTGATGGCTTGGCCTCGCCGAATCATAATTCTCCCGAAAGTATACTGTACGGATCTCATGGAAATGTGTCTCCG CAAATCATGTCGGATTATCGGAGTCGACCGAGCCCTGGTTCCAGTCCTGGGTTGGCATTGGTTAATAATCCCGACTCAAACTCCAGTGCACCTTGTAGTCCTGTATCACACAACATTGGAAGTAACAATGG ACAATCGTACGATAAATATCCCACCAGTGACGGCTACGTACAGAACACCTTACCACAGTATTTGGAACACATTACATTG TGCGATTCAGATTTTACGACTAACCAAATGGTCTTCAGCGGG ttcGATGATTCCTACATGACGATGAACAACAGTATGGGTATGCGAACACACGTAGGAAATCAAGGCAACGGACAGCTACAAAATCATCAGACAGTCACTCAACAGAACAACCAGTTGAACTCGGTGAACTGTCAGAACATGCAGAATATGCAAAATAATAGCATAAACAACATGTTCAATGGAACAACGGAGCCGTTGCTTAGCTTACCAAACACACAGTCGCTGATAGAGCCCCAAACTCCAACGATTCCGGAAATTGTATTTACAG ATTACTCAACTAGAG ACGATTTCGAGGCAGACCTAGGGCTTGGTCACATGGACTTTCAAAGCATTCAAATGCTCTCCGATACCAGCACTATGATCGATCCGATGGACGAGGACAGTTTCCGGCGGGACTTGCAGTGA
- the LOC125950780 gene encoding probable serine/threonine-protein kinase DDB_G0282963 isoform X1, producing MTNPRKYRDKIKIQEEKMKLQQQEFERTMLEVSPIYERRTDDGTNMPEMKIYPQPETVKIKKEITPKASTPSHARESRGRTPGGPMRNRQASRNHDTSPYGNSTVHLIPPMENSWHRSISDSAIHQSLCQNQQQDVNHLTTHSPLTLSPTVQRKISNAQQMSKVHNPMTNHHNHLPHHNHHNNHHDNGGGLTQDIRSRSSTALPRLPGINIYPSQNHPDSIQIPIPSNTGSLPDLTSVGYPSMYPATLDQEYDPSGQNHSYCPSPLGTSPSSLSPTSAIQNHHHHPHPRANSFSGGVGVGSSGVGGGSSMGNTVPATGGYPIPTSHSNSGSVSPTGSGISCSPSASNSVSLVNHNNNGSVTALNNGIKNKKTKPQTISSQPFLSVPDSNRYSFMSKVNNTYDNSQQQQSPQQHQQQSSQAQSPQQGQQQPQQQRIPPLDQINYDSFTQISDGLASPNHNSPESILYGSHGNVSPQIMSDYRSRPSPGSSPGLALVNNPDSNSSAPCSPVSHNIGSNNGQSYDKYPTSDGYVQNTLPQYLEHITLCDSDFTTNQMVFSGFDDSYMTMNNSMGMRTHVGNQGNGQLQNHQTVTQQNNQLNSVNCQNMQNMQNNSINNMFNGTTEPLLSLPNTQSLIEPQTPTIPEIVFTDYSTRDDFEADLGLGHMDFQSIQMLSDTSTMIDPMDEDSFRRDLQ from the exons atgACGAACCCGCGCAAATACCGTGATAAGATCAAGATTCAGGAGGAAAAGATGAagctacagcagcaggagtttGAGCGTACGATGCTCGAGGTGTCACCGATCTACGAGCGCCGG ACGGATGATGGCACGAACATGCCCGAGATGAAAATCTACCCACAACCGGAAACCGTTAAGATCAAGAAGGAAATCACACCAAAGGCTAGCACGCCGAGTCATGCAAGAGAATCGAGAG GACGAACTCCCGGTGGTCCCATGAGAAATCGACAAGCTAGCCGCAACCATGACACGTCGCCCTACGGTAACAGCACGGTGCATTTGATACCGCCAATGGAGAACAGCTGGCACCGTTCGATCTCCGATTCGGCTATCCATCAGAGTCTGTGTCAAAATCAG CAGCAAGATGTCAACCACCTGACAACGCACTCGCCGCTCACGCTGAGCCCAACCGTGCAGAGAAAGATTTCAAATGCTCAACAGATGTCGAAAGTACACAATCCCATGACCAACCATCacaatcatcttcctcatcataatcatcacaACAATCACCACGACAATGGCGGTGGTTTGACGCAAGACATTCGCTCACGCTCCTCTACGGCGTTGCCGCGATTGCCGGGCATCAA TATCTATCCCTCCCAGAACCATCCGGATAGTATACAGATTCCGATACCGAGCAACACCGGTTCGTTGCCTGATCTGACATCCGTCGGTTATCCCTCCATGTACCCGGCTACGCTAGACCAAGAGTACGATCCGAGTGGCCAGAACCATAGTTACTGCCCG AGTCCTTTGGGAACATCACCTTCGTCACTATCACCGACCTCCGCAATCcagaaccatcaccatcatccgcaccCGCGAGCCAACAGTTTTAGCGGTGGTGTCGGGGTTGGTAGCAGCGGTGTTGGCGGCGGTAGCAGCATGGGAAATACGGTCCCCGCGACCGGTGGCTACCCCATTCCAACTAGCCACTCAAACAGCGGCTCGGTCAGCCCAACGGGTAGCGGTATCAGCTGTAGTCCGAGTGCCAGCAACTCTGTTAGTTTGGTTAACCATAATAACAACGGCAGTGTTACGGCTCTTAACaatggaattaaaaataagaaaacgaaaccacaaaccatcTCTAGTCAG CCTTTTTTATCTGTACCAGATAGTAATAGATATTCGTTTATGTCGAAG GTCAATAATACTTACGAtaacagccaacagcagcagtccccccagcagcaccaacaacaatccagCCAAGCACAGTCACCTCAACAGggacaacagcagccacagcagcaacgaatACCCCCACTAGACCAGATTAATTACGACAGCTTCACTCAGATCAGTGATGGCTTGGCCTCGCCGAATCATAATTCTCCCGAAAGTATACTGTACGGATCTCATGGAAATGTGTCTCCG CAAATCATGTCGGATTATCGGAGTCGACCGAGCCCTGGTTCCAGTCCTGGGTTGGCATTGGTTAATAATCCCGACTCAAACTCCAGTGCACCTTGTAGTCCTGTATCACACAACATTGGAAGTAACAATGG ACAATCGTACGATAAATATCCCACCAGTGACGGCTACGTACAGAACACCTTACCACAGTATTTGGAACACATTACATTG TGCGATTCAGATTTTACGACTAACCAAATGGTCTTCAGCGGG ttcGATGATTCCTACATGACGATGAACAACAGTATGGGTATGCGAACACACGTAGGAAATCAAGGCAACGGACAGCTACAAAATCATCAGACAGTCACTCAACAGAACAACCAGTTGAACTCGGTGAACTGTCAGAACATGCAGAATATGCAAAATAATAGCATAAACAACATGTTCAATGGAACAACGGAGCCGTTGCTTAGCTTACCAAACACACAGTCGCTGATAGAGCCCCAAACTCCAACGATTCCGGAAATTGTATTTACAG ATTACTCAACTAGAG ACGATTTCGAGGCAGACCTAGGGCTTGGTCACATGGACTTTCAAAGCATTCAAATGCTCTCCGATACCAGCACTATGATCGATCCGATGGACGAGGACAGTTTCCGGCGGGACTTGCAGTGA